A region of Patescibacteria group bacterium DNA encodes the following proteins:
- the rplJ gene encoding 50S ribosomal protein L10: protein MPKTREQKSEILRTLIEKIKKSKSLFFTKYTGMTVEDSEKLRNDLKKNDAEFLVAKKTLINLALKENKIEGVDAKALDGQVGLIFGYGDEIVPVREADKYAREKDAKLQFLAGILDGKLISAMEVKQLANLPSKQELYARLVGSINSPVSGFVNALAGNIRNLVYALKAIEEKKTS, encoded by the coding sequence ATGCCAAAAACCAGAGAGCAAAAATCGGAAATTTTAAGGACCCTAATAGAAAAAATAAAAAAATCCAAATCTTTATTTTTCACCAAATACACCGGCATGACGGTGGAAGACAGTGAAAAGTTAAGGAATGATTTGAAAAAAAACGACGCGGAATTTTTAGTAGCTAAGAAAACTCTTATTAACCTGGCTTTAAAAGAAAATAAGATTGAGGGAGTGGACGCGAAGGCGCTTGACGGCCAGGTAGGTTTGATTTTCGGCTACGGCGATGAGATCGTCCCGGTAAGGGAAGCCGACAAGTATGCCCGGGAAAAGGATGCTAAGCTCCAGTTTTTGGCCGGCATCTTAGACGGGAAACTGATTAGCGCTATGGAGGTAAAGCAGTTAGCAAATCTGCCTTCCAAACAGGAATTGTATGCCAGGCTTGTCGGATCGATTAATTCTCCTGTTTCCGGATTCGTAAACGCCTTAGCCGGCAACATTCGGAATTTGGTTTATGCCTTAAAAGCGATTGAGGAAAAAAAGACCAGTTAA
- a CDS encoding O-antigen ligase family protein: protein MLNTLKISENRQPLIIAISAFFILALLAAAYFPLKSIAVLGLASFIIITAIKPEFGLYLVALFLPVIFWQPLYPDFKIETSFLDLLAAAALFSFFLRIAYLKVIAGEKVKLELPLIMPFLFFFGAAFFSGVFSDNSYNSIIYSARWVLFPYIAFVFFPANVIKDKKILRNTIVFLLISVLYAALMALFSVQEQNISLLDDIFQGKFFRLRLIKIFGIYPLGDFQNLLAEVMLPGIFFILSLKYWIKSERAKRFINLGMIFFTLILIATFSRGAWISVVLASVAYLFYGHRENLKKYLVYALFILMLSIPAWINMYKIQTYYYIGGLSNQQKVLMLSIAWKAFSENPIIGQGSGEFVHLVENNITYMTRYGEVLDSHGVVQKIMAENGSLGLIAFFIYSLAIFLLFSRTIKNNKNELKLFLPLAAGSLGVFIMEFFNTSYYQGKLWLPIGITLAAIKLLDNNKQIENSAPLS, encoded by the coding sequence ATGTTAAATACTTTAAAAATTAGCGAAAACCGGCAGCCGCTAATAATTGCTATAAGCGCGTTTTTTATATTAGCGCTCCTTGCGGCCGCCTATTTTCCTCTAAAATCAATCGCGGTTTTGGGCCTGGCTTCGTTTATAATTATTACCGCCATAAAACCTGAATTCGGCTTATATCTTGTGGCCTTATTTTTGCCGGTAATATTTTGGCAGCCTTTATATCCGGATTTCAAAATTGAAACCTCATTTTTAGATTTACTGGCCGCCGCGGCGCTTTTCAGTTTTTTTTTAAGGATCGCTTATTTAAAAGTGATAGCCGGAGAAAAAGTTAAGCTTGAATTGCCGCTTATTATGCCGTTCCTGTTTTTCTTCGGCGCGGCTTTTTTTTCCGGAGTTTTTTCAGATAACAGCTATAACAGCATAATTTACAGCGCCCGCTGGGTGTTATTTCCTTATATTGCTTTTGTTTTCTTTCCGGCCAACGTTATTAAAGATAAAAAAATTCTCCGCAACACGATTGTCTTCCTCCTTATTTCGGTTTTATACGCCGCGTTGATGGCGCTTTTTTCCGTCCAGGAACAAAACATTTCTTTGCTTGATGATATCTTCCAGGGGAAATTTTTCCGCCTCCGCCTTATTAAAATTTTCGGCATTTATCCTTTAGGGGACTTCCAAAATCTTTTAGCCGAGGTGATGCTGCCGGGCATATTCTTTATATTATCTTTGAAGTACTGGATTAAAAGCGAAAGAGCCAAAAGATTCATTAATCTGGGCATGATTTTTTTCACTTTGATTCTTATCGCAACTTTTTCCCGGGGCGCCTGGATCTCGGTAGTTTTAGCGTCAGTGGCCTATTTATTTTACGGCCACCGGGAAAACTTAAAAAAATATCTTGTTTACGCCTTATTTATTTTAATGCTTTCCATTCCGGCCTGGATAAACATGTATAAAATCCAGACCTACTATTATATCGGCGGCCTTTCCAACCAGCAAAAAGTTTTGATGCTTTCTATCGCCTGGAAGGCTTTTAGCGAAAATCCGATTATCGGCCAGGGTTCCGGTGAATTTGTGCATTTGGTCGAGAACAACATCACCTATATGACAAGATACGGAGAAGTTCTTGATTCGCACGGCGTAGTCCAAAAAATAATGGCCGAAAACGGCAGTCTGGGGCTCATCGCTTTTTTCATTTACTCTTTAGCAATATTTTTATTGTTTTCAAGGACAATTAAAAATAATAAAAATGAGCTAAAGTTATTTTTGCCATTAGCCGCCGGGAGTTTAGGAGTCTTTATAATGGAATTTTTCAATACTTCCTATTACCAGGGAAAACTTTGGCTGCCGATCGGCATAACCTTAGCGGCAATAAAATTGCTGGATAATAATAAACAAATAGAAAATAGCGCGCCACTTTCATGA
- a CDS encoding radical SAM protein → MKLNKFEKFSAYPIIRRHLKTSLPFLNARKIFNIAMSKFEEKTGKTVLSSKPFFIKIEPTNLCNLKCKGCFHSEEKRTLEKMNMLGDMDFEMFKGIIGGLDKYLVKVSLYSMGEPLLCGNIVKMVQYLTEKRIASVISSNLNYLTPELAEGLVRAKLTHLIISLDGYDEKSYLSYREGGDFNKLLENIKLIQEKKRKAGSKYPQIEIQSIHFKEYAEKDIKKIKALAAGLKPDVFTLRDDYSIYLGDRDKVKAKRCFWLYGHPMFRFDGVVQPCCFYYLDEKNNFGNVKDMEAEKIWNNEKFKKAREYFNAGKASGELKCESCDYFKYESQ, encoded by the coding sequence ATGAAATTAAATAAATTCGAAAAATTCAGCGCCTATCCGATTATCCGAAGGCATTTAAAAACCTCGCTTCCTTTCCTTAACGCGAGGAAAATTTTTAATATCGCCATGTCAAAATTTGAAGAAAAAACCGGAAAAACCGTTTTATCTTCTAAGCCGTTTTTTATTAAAATCGAGCCGACCAACCTCTGTAATTTGAAATGCAAGGGCTGTTTTCATTCGGAGGAAAAAAGGACTTTGGAGAAAATGAATATGCTGGGCGATATGGATTTTGAGATGTTCAAGGGAATTATCGGCGGGCTGGACAAATATTTGGTTAAAGTATCTCTTTACTCGATGGGCGAGCCGCTATTATGCGGGAATATTGTAAAGATGGTTCAATACCTAACCGAGAAAAGAATCGCGAGCGTCATAAGCTCAAATTTAAATTATTTAACTCCGGAATTAGCCGAAGGCTTGGTAAGGGCCAAGCTTACGCATCTTATTATTTCACTTGATGGTTATGATGAAAAATCCTATTTAAGCTACCGGGAAGGCGGCGATTTTAATAAACTGCTGGAAAACATTAAGCTTATACAGGAGAAAAAAAGAAAAGCCGGATCTAAATATCCGCAAATCGAAATTCAAAGCATCCACTTTAAGGAATACGCGGAAAAGGATATTAAAAAAATCAAAGCTCTGGCCGCGGGCTTAAAGCCGGACGTTTTTACCTTAAGGGATGACTATTCTATTTATCTAGGCGACCGGGACAAAGTAAAAGCCAAGAGGTGTTTTTGGCTTTACGGGCATCCGATGTTCCGCTTTGACGGCGTTGTCCAGCCTTGCTGTTTTTATTACCTGGATGAAAAAAATAATTTTGGAAATGTAAAAGACATGGAAGCTGAAAAAATCTGGAATAACGAAAAATTCAAAAAAGCGAGGGAATATTTTAATGCCGGTAAAGCGTCCGGGGAGCTAAAGTGTGAATCCTGCGATTATTTTAAATATGAAAGCCAATAG
- the rplL gene encoding 50S ribosomal protein L7/L12, giving the protein MADEIKNPASETAAGKEETPVEVPEKFKTLVETVEKMSVLDLAELVKILEKKFGVSAAAPAMMMAAPGAGNGAPAAEEKTSFDVEITEAGANKIAVIKVVREVTEMGLKDAKDLVDGAPKMIKEGIKKEDAEAIKKKLEEAGAKVTLK; this is encoded by the coding sequence ATGGCAGACGAAATCAAAAATCCCGCCTCCGAAACTGCGGCGGGCAAGGAAGAAACTCCGGTCGAAGTGCCGGAAAAATTCAAAACTTTAGTTGAAACCGTCGAAAAAATGTCGGTGCTCGACTTGGCCGAATTGGTCAAAATTTTAGAAAAGAAATTCGGCGTATCCGCCGCCGCTCCGGCTATGATGATGGCCGCGCCGGGCGCCGGAAACGGAGCCCCGGCCGCTGAAGAAAAGACCAGCTTTGACGTTGAGATTACCGAAGCCGGCGCCAATAAAATCGCCGTCATTAAAGTAGTCCGCGAAGTCACCGAGATGGGATTAAAAGACGCTAAAGACTTGGTTGACGGAGCCCCGAAAATGATCAAAGAAGGCATAAAGAAAGAGGATGCCGAGGCTATAAAAAAGAAATTGGAAGAAGCCGGCGCCAAAGTAACTTTAAAATAA
- a CDS encoding glycosyltransferase family 4 protein — translation MKSEQKKIKIIYALPGLRIGGAERFTIDLIKNLDKEKFEAKLLILEGASEEAEDWRRELENERVEILDLKKRKGKDKIKCLIRYYKALKAENPDILHAQLFTADLFGRLAAGLAGIPLVITEQNLNYVDSWPRIILKRLTSFLSARVVAISEAVRNYLIKREGVPEDKLTVIYNGTETEKYAFNERSYEQKDKIIIGSVGRLTRQKGFEYLIEAVSKLESGIEIECLIAGDGEERANLEMLINKHGLQNRVKLIGWQKAGEFLKKIDIFVLPSVWEGLGIAVIEAGLSGLPVIASDIDGLREIITDSNQGCLFKPGDANDLKEKLEYLIGNADERKRLGCGLQRNLREKFSIKKIAGEYEELYRKILNGDRN, via the coding sequence ATGAAAAGCGAACAAAAAAAAATTAAAATCATCTACGCTTTGCCCGGCCTCCGCATCGGCGGCGCCGAGAGATTTACGATTGATCTAATAAAAAATTTAGACAAGGAGAAATTTGAAGCAAAATTACTAATACTTGAAGGGGCGAGCGAGGAAGCCGAGGACTGGAGGCGGGAGCTGGAAAACGAAAGAGTTGAGATACTGGATTTAAAAAAAAGGAAAGGCAAAGACAAAATAAAATGCCTGATAAGGTACTATAAAGCGCTTAAGGCCGAGAATCCGGATATTCTCCACGCCCAGCTGTTTACAGCCGATCTTTTCGGCCGCCTGGCCGCCGGACTGGCCGGGATTCCTTTAGTAATCACCGAACAGAATCTTAATTATGTTGACAGCTGGCCGAGGATAATCCTAAAAAGGCTTACTTCGTTCTTGTCAGCTAGGGTAGTCGCCATATCCGAAGCCGTAAGAAATTATCTAATAAAACGCGAGGGAGTGCCGGAAGATAAATTGACGGTGATTTATAACGGGACGGAAACCGAAAAATACGCGTTTAACGAAAGAAGCTATGAGCAAAAAGATAAAATAATAATCGGTTCGGTTGGACGGCTGACCCGGCAAAAAGGCTTTGAATATTTAATCGAAGCGGTTAGCAAGCTGGAATCAGGAATAGAAATTGAATGCCTGATTGCCGGAGACGGGGAAGAAAGGGCTAACCTTGAAATGCTTATAAATAAGCATGGGCTTCAAAACCGGGTAAAATTAATCGGCTGGCAGAAGGCAGGGGAATTTTTAAAAAAGATCGATATTTTTGTTTTGCCTTCCGTATGGGAGGGTTTGGGGATAGCCGTTATCGAAGCCGGACTTTCGGGTTTGCCGGTTATAGCCTCGGATATTGACGGCTTAAGGGAAATTATAACCGATTCTAATCAAGGATGTCTGTTTAAGCCGGGAGACGCGAATGATTTAAAAGAAAAGCTGGAATACCTGATAGGGAATGCTGACGAGAGAAAAAGACTGGGCTGCGGTCTGCAAAGAAATTTACGCGAAAAGTTTTCTATTAAAAAGATCGCCGGAGAGTATGAAGAATTATACCGGAAAATTTTGAATGGCGATAGAAATTAA
- a CDS encoding rod shape-determining protein gives MFIKRVGIDLGTTYTLVYLPKRGIVINEPSVVAVSMVDRKVLAVGNEAKDMLGRTPDTIIALKPLKDGVIADYRTTEAMLRYFINKATGGIKLFRPEVMVAVPAGISSTERRAVIDATIAAGAKAAYIIKEPVAAAIGADIPIGSASGHMIIDIGGGTSEMAVISLGGIVTSTSVRVGGNKFDAALIEFIRRKYNLAIGERTAEDVKINIGSALYLEDKLTMEVRGRDLITGLPRTITVKSDDVTEAIQNELEAIVNSAKRVLHDTPPELAADIMDKGIVMSGGSSLLRNIDQLVSRTTGVPAYVADDSLLCVAKGTGIALDNLDSYKRSILATK, from the coding sequence ATGTTTATTAAAAGAGTCGGAATTGATTTAGGGACAACATACACGCTGGTTTACCTGCCGAAGCGCGGGATTGTAATAAACGAGCCTTCGGTCGTCGCGGTATCTATGGTGGACCGGAAAGTTTTGGCAGTGGGGAATGAAGCCAAGGATATGCTGGGCCGGACTCCGGACACGATTATCGCCCTGAAGCCGTTAAAAGACGGCGTGATTGCCGATTATCGGACTACCGAGGCGATGCTTAGGTATTTTATCAATAAAGCTACCGGCGGGATAAAACTTTTTCGGCCCGAAGTTATGGTAGCCGTACCGGCGGGAATATCATCAACCGAGCGGCGCGCCGTAATCGACGCCACTATTGCCGCCGGCGCCAAAGCCGCCTACATAATTAAAGAGCCGGTGGCGGCCGCGATCGGCGCCGACATCCCGATCGGCTCGGCTTCAGGGCACATGATAATCGATATCGGCGGCGGAACTTCGGAAATGGCGGTAATATCTTTGGGCGGAATCGTCACCTCAACTTCAGTCCGGGTCGGCGGCAATAAATTCGACGCGGCCTTAATCGAATTTATCAGAAGAAAATATAATTTGGCGATCGGCGAGCGCACGGCCGAAGACGTAAAAATAAATATCGGATCGGCTCTATACTTGGAAGACAAACTAACCATGGAAGTCCGGGGCCGCGATTTAATAACCGGACTGCCGCGCACTATCACCGTGAAATCGGATGATGTTACCGAGGCCATCCAAAATGAACTGGAAGCGATCGTCAATTCGGCTAAAAGAGTCTTGCACGACACGCCGCCGGAATTAGCCGCCGATATTATGGACAAGGGGATCGTTATGTCCGGCGGAAGCTCACTTTTGCGAAATATCGACCAGCTGGTCTCCCGGACCACCGGCGTTCCGGCTTACGTCGCTGATGATTCGCTTTTATGCGTCGCTAAAGGAACCGGAATCGCGCTAGATAATTTGGATTCATACAAAAGATCTATCCTGGCTACTAAATAA
- a CDS encoding glycosyltransferase family 1 protein produces the protein MLIGIDASRANREHRGGPEWYSYYLIKYFARLDKKNQYILFSDRPLTGGLMDLTCPELAKNPAGEIKLDRRGFQAIKSPYNNFRAKVLSWPFNFLWTQGRLSIAMLKRKIVRLDALFIPAHTLPFFHPGRSIVTIHDIGFQHDRRFYDFEREGPENLRVQSLTDLFVRIFTLGKYGANSLDYQNWAVGYALRHAKIILCPSEFTKKEIMRIYKARGEKIKVIANGYNNEAYNAEASATRVAAALEKYGLKKPYFFYCGRLERKKNISALVEAYGIMKNKHPEVEHKLVLAGDAGSGYDEVNFMASEYDVEKEVIMTGWVEERDLPFLYKGADAFVFPSRYEGFGIPLLQAMATGIPIAASDFGPIPEVVGDAALFYNSEDPYAMAERLYEIIIDQELRKKLIARGLSRAKDFSWEKCARETLEIIEGLARRNIS, from the coding sequence ATGTTAATTGGCATTGACGCGTCCAGGGCAAACCGCGAGCACCGAGGAGGGCCTGAATGGTATTCGTACTACTTGATAAAATACTTTGCCCGCCTGGACAAAAAAAACCAATATATCCTTTTTTCCGACCGGCCGCTTACCGGCGGGCTTATGGATTTGACATGCCCGGAGCTAGCAAAAAATCCGGCCGGCGAAATAAAATTAGACCGCAGAGGCTTTCAGGCTATAAAGAGTCCCTATAATAATTTCCGGGCCAAGGTTCTTTCCTGGCCTTTTAATTTTTTATGGACTCAAGGCCGGCTGTCGATTGCGATGCTAAAAAGAAAAATTGTCCGGCTGGACGCCCTTTTTATTCCGGCCCACACATTGCCTTTTTTCCACCCCGGCCGATCGATTGTTACTATCCATGATATCGGCTTTCAGCATGACCGCCGCTTTTATGATTTTGAGCGGGAAGGACCGGAAAACCTCCGGGTCCAAAGCCTAACCGACCTTTTCGTCCGGATTTTTACTTTAGGAAAATATGGGGCCAATTCTTTAGACTACCAAAACTGGGCGGTAGGTTATGCTTTACGGCACGCGAAAATAATCCTTTGCCCGTCCGAATTTACTAAAAAAGAGATCATGAGGATTTATAAGGCGCGGGGAGAAAAAATTAAAGTTATCGCTAATGGCTATAATAATGAAGCTTATAACGCCGAGGCCAGCGCAACCCGCGTTGCGGCGGCTTTGGAAAAATACGGCCTAAAGAAGCCGTATTTTTTTTATTGCGGCCGCCTGGAAAGAAAGAAAAATATTTCCGCTTTGGTTGAAGCCTACGGGATCATGAAAAATAAGCATCCCGAGGTAGAGCATAAATTGGTCCTGGCCGGAGACGCCGGATCCGGTTATGATGAAGTGAATTTTATGGCTTCCGAGTATGACGTGGAAAAGGAGGTAATTATGACGGGCTGGGTTGAAGAAAGGGATTTGCCGTTTTTATATAAGGGCGCCGACGCCTTTGTTTTTCCGTCGCGCTATGAAGGCTTCGGCATTCCGCTTTTGCAGGCTATGGCGACCGGCATTCCGATTGCCGCTTCTGATTTTGGTCCGATTCCTGAAGTAGTCGGCGACGCGGCGTTGTTTTACAATAGTGAAGATCCCTACGCCATGGCCGAGCGCCTTTATGAAATAATAATTGACCAGGAATTAAGGAAAAAATTGATTGCCCGGGGGCTTTCGCGGGCCAAGGATTTTAGCTGGGAAAAATGCGCCCGGGAGACGCTTGAAATTATCGAAGGCTTGGCCAGACGAAATATCAGTTGA
- a CDS encoding helix-turn-helix domain-containing protein, translated as MLTKLFGSKARVSILKLFFLNPKEKFYVRQIARRLGLQVNAAKRELDNLEKLGLLKSQLETVNPNESKPDVDTEPDNGKKSGKAPIKILAGITQARTAPSQIRKYYQINLDFVLLDELKNLIIHAQVLYEKDFTEKIKKAGLIKLLIFTGVFAGNGNSPVDILIVGKVNKGKLNLLIGEMEKELEKELNFTVMDYNEFKYRRDITDVFLYNILEGKKMVIIDETGQM; from the coding sequence ATGCTTACAAAACTTTTCGGATCCAAAGCAAGAGTTTCCATACTAAAACTTTTTTTTCTTAACCCGAAAGAAAAGTTTTATGTCCGCCAAATAGCCAGGCGCCTTGGCCTGCAGGTCAATGCCGCTAAAAGGGAATTGGATAATTTGGAAAAGCTGGGCCTTTTAAAATCGCAATTAGAAACCGTAAATCCGAACGAATCGAAGCCGGATGTGGATACAGAGCCGGATAATGGGAAAAAATCCGGCAAAGCTCCAATAAAAATTTTGGCCGGCATAACCCAGGCAAGAACGGCTCCCAGCCAAATAAGGAAATATTACCAAATCAATCTGGATTTTGTTTTACTGGATGAACTAAAGAATCTCATTATCCACGCCCAAGTGCTTTATGAAAAAGATTTTACGGAAAAAATCAAAAAAGCCGGATTGATTAAACTTTTGATTTTTACCGGCGTCTTTGCCGGAAACGGGAATTCTCCGGTTGATATTCTGATTGTCGGCAAAGTCAACAAGGGAAAATTAAATCTTTTAATCGGCGAAATGGAAAAAGAGCTGGAAAAAGAGCTGAACTTTACCGTTATGGACTATAATGAGTTTAAGTACCGGAGAGATATTACCGACGTTTTTCTTTATAATATACTGGAAGGAAAGAAGATGGTTATTATTGACGAAACCGGCCAGATGTAG